The Pyxidicoccus xibeiensis genome contains the following window.
CGCGGGCGCGAGGTGTCCCATGCCAAACCAGCAGTGCATGGGGAAGCTCTGCGTGGACTGCGTGAAGTCGCCGCATTACTGCCGGTAGCTCGCCAGTCCTACGGAGGCCGAGCGGCAGACAGGGTTGGAATCAGAAGGTCTGCCGCAGCAGGGCCTCCACCGCGGCCTTGCGGCCGGGGCTCAGGCGCAGGCGCGTGCCGTCGCGCAGCACCACCACCCAGCCCTTGTCGATGTCCGGCTCCAGCTCGCGGATGCGGTCGACATTGACCAGGATGGAGCGGTGGACCCGCACGAAGCGGCGCGGGTCCAGGAGCTGCTCCACCCGGTTCAGCGTCTCGCGGAGCATGGGGCGCTTGCCGCTCGCGTGCAGGACGACGTAGTTGCCCTCCGCCTCGCACCAGTCCAGGTCCTGCACGGGCACCAACAGCACCTTGCCGTCCGTCTTCACCGCGATGCGCTCCACGTAGCCGCCCTCGGGTGGCGCCGGCGCGGGCTCCGGGGCACGGCTCCGGCGCGAGTCGAGCAGCGCGGACAGCCGCTCCAGCATGGCCCGGTCCCTCCCCTCCTCTCGCTGCCGCCGTGCGCGCTCCAGCGACGCCATGAAGCGCGCGTCTCCGAATGGCTTGAGGAGGTAGTCGAGCGCGTTCGCCTCGAAGGCGCGCACGGCATACCGGTCGAAGGCGGTCACGAAGATGACGGGGGGCATCCGCTCCAGGCCCACCTGGCGGAGCACGTCGAAGCCGTCCAGCTCCGGCATCTGCACGTCCAGGAAGACGAGGTCCGGGCGCTCGCGGAGGATGACGTCCACGGCCGCCCGGCCGCTCTCGCACTCATGCACGGCGGTGACGTCCGGAGCGCGGGCCAGCATGTGCTTCACGTTGTCCCGCGCCAGGGGCTCGTCGTCCACGACCAGCACCCGCCAGCCTCCGCGCGTCGCGGGGTCTTCAGCCATGGCTTCGCTCCAGCTCATCGAAGGGCACCTCCACGCGCGCGAGCACGCCCCCTTCCGGAAGGTCTTACTGGGCTTCCAACCTAAGAAGTTGAGATATCATCAACGAGGCCTACCCAGCGTGCTACGCAGGGGACGCACGGTGGGCGACCGTCGGGTTCGATAGGCCGTACTTGGACTGACCATGATGATGGAGAATCTGCTCGCTGAGGTCTCACGGGTGCACTTCCCGAATGCACCCGCGACGCCGGCGCAGGTTGCGGCGTTCGAGGCACGCGTGGGCTGGCAGCTCGACCCAGATCTCCGCGCGTTCTACCTTCACTGCGATGGGGCGACGCTCTTCCGCCCGCGACCGGACGCGAACTATCGCATCCTCTCGCTTGCGGAAATCCGGCGTGCGCGTGTCGAGCTTCGTGGACAGGACGACGATTCGAAGGGCCCACCATCCTGGTACACGCTGCTCTATCTCCAGGACTCCGACTACGTGCTCGTCGACGTCGCGCAACAGCAGGACGGGCGTTACCCGCTGCTGGACGCCTACCACGAGACCTACCCGCTCGAAGTCCGGCGGATTGCGGTGTCTTTCGGCGAATTTCTGCAGCGTGCGCTTCGCAGCGGCAACGAGTTCTTTTGGTTGAACGAGTAGAGTTCCAGCGCAGTGCTGGCACCCTCCCCTTCAGCCATCAAACCGCGTCTCGGGGTTCTCAGCCATTGCTTCGCTCCAACTCGTCAAAGGGCAGCTCCACGCGGGCGAGGACGCCCCCTTCCGGAAGGTCTTCCAGCGTCAGGCCGTACTCGTTGCCATGGAGTTGGCGGATCCGGTCGCGCGTATTGGCCACACCGATGCCGGTGCCGCCCCCGCCGCCGGCTCTGAGCCCGGGCCCGTCGTCCCGGACCTCCAGCCGCAGCCTGTCACCCCGGCGCTCGGAGCGGACGTGGATATGGCCCCGGGTCGCCCGGCGCGCGGTGCCGTGCTTGATGGCGTTCTCCACCAGGGGCTGGAGGATCAGCGCGGGCACACGCGCCCTCAGCGTGTCGGGCCCTGGCTCCAGGCGAACCTCCAGCCGGTCTCCGAAGCGGAGCTGCTCGATGCCCAGGTAGCGGCGGACGAGGTCGAGCTCGTCCTCCAGGGAGACCTCGTGGTCACCCCGCCCCTCCAGGCTCGCGCGCAGCAGGTGCCCCAGTTCCACCAGGGCCTCGACGGCTTCCGGATTGCGCTGCTGGCGGATCAGCCCGGTGACGGCGTTGAGCGAGTTGAAGAGGAAGTGCGGGTCCAACTGGGCGCGCAGCGCCTGCAGGCGGGACTCCGCCAGCCGGGTCTTGAGACGGGACTCTGCCAGCTCCCGCTCGCGCAGCCTCCGGGCGGACCGGAGCGCCGTCCACGCGGCGAGGAAGAGGAGGTACTCGAAGTAGGCCACCGCGCCGCGCGCGAGGAGCAAGTCCCGCAGGCCCGCCAGGAAGGACACGCCCCGCTCGCTCCACTGGTGGAGCACGGCCATGGCGGGCGCGAGCAGCAGGACGTGGAGCCACGCGAGGCCCGCTCCGGCAACCAGAAGCACCCCCAAATGCCGCGCGAGCCGGGGGCCCTCGGGAGGAACGCGCTGGAAGACGGCGAGAATCACGGGCCCCAGCAACGCCCACGCGCTGTACGGCACCAACTCCACGGCCAGCTTGAAGAGGAAGTCGTGCGGCTCCTGGGCATACGCGCGCAGGGCATGAGGCAGCGCCCCCAGCGTTCCCGCCGCCATGCCGAGCGCCCACACCTTCAGCGTCGCCGGCTGGCGCACGGAGCGTTCCGGGGTGCCCCCTGTCTCCCCTGCGCCGCCGTTGCTCATGGCCTCCCTCGTGCCCTCGGAAACCCAGCGTAGCGGATGCTCCACCCCGAGCAGCTGGACTTCCAGCGGAGCCTCCTCTGAAAAGAGTCAGCCTCTCGTCACGAGCGAACGCCGGAGCATCGCCAGCCAGCCGCGACTCTCGGCGGTTTCTACAATCATCCGAGCGAACGACTGCTCGGACTCTGGGTCCGTCACGCCGGAGTGGAGCCGTATCAGGTGCCCCATCAGTCGGTGCAGGGCTTCATTGCAAACCCACGCGAGCTGGGGGCTCGAGCCATCATAGGACTCCCGAGCGACGATGGTGAGCTCATGGGCATACGACAAATAGGAACGGACCTTCTCGCTTGCCGGCATCTCGATGAGTACCGCTTTGAGCTCGTCAACATTCTTCATCAATCACTGCTCCTGTCTTGCTGAGTCGACGTCCCGGATGACCGCTCACGCCAGGACGGGTACCGGCGCGAACGTCACGGAGGCGAGGCGGCACGCGCCGGGCTATGATGCCCCCGCACCGTGCCCCTCCGCTCCCCGGGCTCCGAGCCCGACGACGCCCCACCCGAGCCGCCTCCGCTCTCTTCCAGGGTGCGAGGAGGTACCTTGTACGTGGAGGGGGAAGACACTCCGGAATCGCCATCAGGCTCCCGGCCGCCCCGCGCTTCCCGGCTCTCGACGGGGCTCACCGCGCTGCTGGTCGCGGCGGGCCTCGCGCTCCCCGGGGTCGGCGCCTTCCTGCTACGCCCGGAGATACCACCTCCAACGGTGCCACCACCAGACACCCGGACGAATCCCCTCGGAGTGCCGTCAGCGAGTCCCACCAGCACCTCACCGGCTCCTGGCACGCCAGAGCCACGCAACATCCCCGCACCTCCAGCCCCCACCCCGAAGCCGCCGGTTCCCAGCACGACGAAGGCATCTGCCACCTCCGAGCGTGTCGGCTCGCCCGCTACCACGGCTCGACCGGAGCTGGCCCGGCTCGACACCCGCCTCTTGGAGCACGCCAGCAAGCCACTGACTGCCCACAACTCCCGGGAAGCGGAGCTGCGCGCCCTGCTCGAAGACCCGGACAGGCCCACGGAAGAGCGCTCGGCGGCGGCGCTGGAGCTGCTCGACACCCACCTCCTGCGAGGCCGCTCGCGCTCCCTGGCCCGGGATGCGGAACGCATCTTCCAGATGGACCTCCCCCGCCACCTGGGGCGGCTCCCCACGGAGCAGGCCGGCTGGCTCCGGGTCAATGCCCTGAGCACGCTGGGCGAGAAGGCGAAGGTGCTTGAAGCAGGCGACACCTTCCTCCAGCGCTTCCCCGAGAGCCCCCTGGCTTCCGTCGTCGACACCACGATGCGGTCCACCCGGACGATGCTCGACTCCGAGCATCGCGCCCGCCGGAAGCTGGAGGACTCGCTGAGCGAGGTCGAGGAGGAGCTGGCCCGGGAGCGCGCCCGCCTCGAGAGCCGCGGTGAGCCCACCGCCCGGATAGACAGGGAGCTGGCCCGCAAGCGCTGCGCGTACCCGGCG
Protein-coding sequences here:
- a CDS encoding SMI1/KNR4 family protein, which encodes MMMENLLAEVSRVHFPNAPATPAQVAAFEARVGWQLDPDLRAFYLHCDGATLFRPRPDANYRILSLAEIRRARVELRGQDDDSKGPPSWYTLLYLQDSDYVLVDVAQQQDGRYPLLDAYHETYPLEVRRIAVSFGEFLQRALRSGNEFFWLNE
- a CDS encoding LytR/AlgR family response regulator transcription factor encodes the protein MAEDPATRGGWRVLVVDDEPLARDNVKHMLARAPDVTAVHECESGRAAVDVILRERPDLVFLDVQMPELDGFDVLRQVGLERMPPVIFVTAFDRYAVRAFEANALDYLLKPFGDARFMASLERARRQREEGRDRAMLERLSALLDSRRSRAPEPAPAPPEGGYVERIAVKTDGKVLLVPVQDLDWCEAEGNYVVLHASGKRPMLRETLNRVEQLLDPRRFVRVHRSILVNVDRIRELEPDIDKGWVVVLRDGTRLRLSPGRKAAVEALLRQTF
- a CDS encoding sensor histidine kinase, whose amino-acid sequence is MSNGGAGETGGTPERSVRQPATLKVWALGMAAGTLGALPHALRAYAQEPHDFLFKLAVELVPYSAWALLGPVILAVFQRVPPEGPRLARHLGVLLVAGAGLAWLHVLLLAPAMAVLHQWSERGVSFLAGLRDLLLARGAVAYFEYLLFLAAWTALRSARRLRERELAESRLKTRLAESRLQALRAQLDPHFLFNSLNAVTGLIRQQRNPEAVEALVELGHLLRASLEGRGDHEVSLEDELDLVRRYLGIEQLRFGDRLEVRLEPGPDTLRARVPALILQPLVENAIKHGTARRATRGHIHVRSERRGDRLRLEVRDDGPGLRAGGGGGTGIGVANTRDRIRQLHGNEYGLTLEDLPEGGVLARVELPFDELERSNG